One Hermetia illucens chromosome 4, iHerIll2.2.curated.20191125, whole genome shotgun sequence DNA segment encodes these proteins:
- the LOC119653662 gene encoding AP-1 complex subunit beta-1 isoform X1, with protein MTDSKYFTTTKKGEIFELKSELQNEKKEKKKEAVKKVIASMTVGKDVSALFPDVVNCMQTDNLELKKLVYLYLMNYAKSQPDMAIMAVNTFVKELPSSQLVKDCEDSNPLIRALAVRTMGCIRVDKITEYLCEPLRKCLKDEDPYVRKTAAVCVAKLYDISSSMVEDQGFLDQLKDLLSDSNPMVVANAVAALSEINEASQSGHPLVEMNSVTINKLLTALNECTEWGQVFILDSLANYSPKDEREAQSICERITPRLAHANAAVVLSAVKVLMKLLEMLSSDSDFCATLTKKLAPPLVTLLSSEPEVQYVALRNINLIVQKRPDILKHEMKVFFVKYNDPIYVKLEKLDIMIRLANQSNIAQVLSELKEYATEVDVDFVRKAVRAIGRCAIKVEPSAERCVSTLLDLIQTKVNYVVQEAIVVIKDIFRKYPNKYESIISTLCENLDTLDEPEARASMVWIIGEYAERIDNADELLDSFLEGFQDENAQVQLQLLTAVVKLFLKRPADTQELVQHVLSLATQDSDNPDLRDRGFIYWRLLSTDPAAAKEVVLADKPLISEETDLLEPTLLNELICHISSLASVYHKPPTAFVEGRAAGVRKSLPNRVGTSEEHNATTTAAEATVIPNQESLIGDLLSMDIGAPAPAPPAAPTSNVDLLGGGLDVLLGGPAEVPASGGATGLLGDIFGLTAPVSTMIQIPKITWLPAEKGKGLEIQGTFSRRSGQVYMDMTFTNKAMQAMSAFAIQLNKNSFGIVPAAPLQVAPLQPSQSTEVSLQLGITGPVQRMEPLNNLQVAIKNNVDIFYFACLIHANALFTEDGQLDKRVFLTTWKEIPAANEMQYSLNGIVGTADSIAAKMTANNVFTIAKRNVEGQDMLYQSLKLTNNIWVLLELKVQPGNPDATLSLKTRSVEVAPMIFTAYEAIIRSP; from the exons ATGACGGATTCTAAATACTTCACGACAACCAAAAAAGGTGAAATATTCGAGTTAAAATCAGAACTTCAGAAtgaaaagaaagagaagaaaaaggaagccgtAAAGAAG GTCATCGCAAGCATGACAGTCGGCAAAGATGTGTCGGCGCTCTTTCCAGATGTTGTCAACTGTATGCAAACTGACAATTTGGAGTTGAAGAAATTGGTTTATCTGTATCTGATGAACTACGCTAAATCACAGCCGGACATGGCTATTATGGCTGTGAACACTTTCGTCAAG GAATTGCCCTCTTCTCAACTTGTAAAG GATTGTGAAGACTCGAATCCATTGATAAGAGCATTGGCCGTCCGTACAATGGGATGTATCCGCGTTGACAAAATCACCGAATACCTTTGTGAGCCGTTGAGAAAATGCTTGAAGGATGAAGATCCGTACGTGAGGAAAACTGCAGCAGTTTGCGTTGCTAAGTTATATGATATATCGTCTTCAATG GTGGAAGATCAAGGCTTCCTCGATCAACTTAAAGATCTTCTGTCCGATTCCAATCCGATGGTAGTAGCGAACGCCGTTGCAGCTCTAAGCGAAATTAATGAAGCAAGTCAATCAGGACATCCATTGGTTGAAATGAATTCAGTGACAATCAATAAACTATTGACTGCCTTAAACGAATGCACAGAATGGGGCCAAGTATTCATTCTAGATTCATTGGCAAATTATAGTCCGAAAGATGAACGTGAAGCACAATCGATTTGTGAACGTATTACTCCACGCTTGGCTCATGCAAATGCAGCTGTTGTTTTAAGTGCTGTAAAAGTACTTATGAAGTTGTTAGAAATGCTTTCAAGCGACAGTGATTTCTGCGCTACTTTGACTAAGAAACTCGCACCACCGTTGGTCACACTTCTTTCGTCCGAACCAGAAGTTCAATATGTTGCTTTGCGTAACATTAACTTGATCGTTCAGAAGCGTCCTGATATTCTTAAGCACGAAATGAAAGTATTCTTTGTGAAATATAATGACCCTATCTACGTGAAATTGGAAAAACTTGACATCATGATTCGTTTGGCAAACCAAAGCAATATTGCCCAAGTTCTAAGTGAGTTGAAGGAATATGCAACTGAAGTTGATGTGGACTTTGTCCGAAAGGCAGTTCGGGCAATTGGTCGGTGTGCCATCAAAGTCGAACCATCAGCCGAACGATGCGTATCAACGCTTCTTGATTTAATTCAAACCAAAGTCAACTATGTAGTGCAAGAAGCTATCGTTGTCATCAAAGACATTTTCCGAAAATACCCTAACAAATATGAAAGCATTATCAGCACTCTTTGTGAGAATTTGGATACACTTGACGAACCAGAAGCTCGTGCTTCAATGGTATGGATTATTGGAGAATATGCTGAACGTATCGATAACGCGGACGAGCTTCTAGATAGTTTCTTGGAAGGATTCCAAGATGAAAACGCACAAGTCCAGCTTCAGTTACTAACAGCTGTTGTAAAACTATTTTTGAAAAGACCAGCAGATACTCAAGAACTCGTCCAACATGTCCTGTCACTTGCAACCCAAGACTCTGACAATCCAGATTTGCGTGACCGTGGTTTCATATACTGGCGTCTGTTGTCTACGGATCCGGCAGCTGCAAAAGAAGTTGTTTTGGCAGATAAACCTTTGATTTCTGAAGAAACTGATTTGCTCGAACCAACATTATTGAATGAATTGATTTGTCACATAAGTTCACTGGCCAGTGTTTATCATAAGCCGCCGACAGCATTTGTTGAGGGTAGAGCAGCTGGTGTACGAAAGTCTCTTCCAAATCGTGTTGGTACTTCAGAGGAACACAATGCAACTACTACTGCTGCTGAAGCAACTGTTATTCCAAATCAAGAATCTCTTATTGGCGATTTGTTGTCGATGGATATTGGTGCACCTGCCCCTGCTCCCCCAGCGGCACCAACTAGCAATGTTGATTTGTTGGGAGGCGGATTGGATGTTTTG CTTGGCGGACCCGCCGAAGTTCCTGCTAGTGGTGGCGCGACCGGTCTATTGGGTGACATCTTTGGATTAACTGCCCCAGTCTCAACAATGATACAAATCCCGAAAATTACCTGGCTACCGGCCGAAAAGGGCAAAGGTTTGGAAATCCAAGGAACATTTTCTCGCCGCAGTGGTCAAGTTTATATGGATATGACCTTCACTAATAAAGCAATGCAAGCAATGAGCGCTTTCGCAATTCAACTAAATAAAAACAGCTTTGGTATTGTCCCGGCGGCACCGCTTCAAGTAGCGCCATTGCAACCTTCACAAAGTACTGAAGTATCTCTTCAATTGGGAATCACGGGCCCCGTACAACGAATGGAACCGTTAAATAATCTTCAGGTTGCCATCAAGAATAATGTTGATATTTTCTACTTTGCATGTTTGATCCATGCAAACGCCCTATTTACTGAAGACGGACAACTGGATAAAAGAGTATTCTTGACGACCTGGAAAGAAATCCcagctgccaatgaaatgcagTACAGTTTGAATGGAATCGTGGGAACAGCCGATAGTATCGCCGCAAAGATGACGGCGAATAACGTGTTTACGATTGCTAAGCGCAACGTAGAAGGACAAGATATGCTTTATCAATCATTGAAACTAACTAATAACATTTGGGTCCTGCTTGAATTGAAAGTGCAGCCAGGAAATCCTGATGCAACTCTTAGTCTGAAAACGCGATCTGTCGAAGTAGCTCCTATGATTTTCACTGCTTACGAAGCTATAATTCGTTCACCATAA
- the LOC119653662 gene encoding AP-1 complex subunit beta-1 isoform X2, whose translation MTDSKYFTTTKKGEIFELKSELQNEKKEKKKEAVKKVIASMTVGKDVSALFPDVVNCMQTDNLELKKLVYLYLMNYAKSQPDMAIMAVNTFVKDCEDSNPLIRALAVRTMGCIRVDKITEYLCEPLRKCLKDEDPYVRKTAAVCVAKLYDISSSMVEDQGFLDQLKDLLSDSNPMVVANAVAALSEINEASQSGHPLVEMNSVTINKLLTALNECTEWGQVFILDSLANYSPKDEREAQSICERITPRLAHANAAVVLSAVKVLMKLLEMLSSDSDFCATLTKKLAPPLVTLLSSEPEVQYVALRNINLIVQKRPDILKHEMKVFFVKYNDPIYVKLEKLDIMIRLANQSNIAQVLSELKEYATEVDVDFVRKAVRAIGRCAIKVEPSAERCVSTLLDLIQTKVNYVVQEAIVVIKDIFRKYPNKYESIISTLCENLDTLDEPEARASMVWIIGEYAERIDNADELLDSFLEGFQDENAQVQLQLLTAVVKLFLKRPADTQELVQHVLSLATQDSDNPDLRDRGFIYWRLLSTDPAAAKEVVLADKPLISEETDLLEPTLLNELICHISSLASVYHKPPTAFVEGRAAGVRKSLPNRVGTSEEHNATTTAAEATVIPNQESLIGDLLSMDIGAPAPAPPAAPTSNVDLLGGGLDVLLGGPAEVPASGGATGLLGDIFGLTAPVSTMIQIPKITWLPAEKGKGLEIQGTFSRRSGQVYMDMTFTNKAMQAMSAFAIQLNKNSFGIVPAAPLQVAPLQPSQSTEVSLQLGITGPVQRMEPLNNLQVAIKNNVDIFYFACLIHANALFTEDGQLDKRVFLTTWKEIPAANEMQYSLNGIVGTADSIAAKMTANNVFTIAKRNVEGQDMLYQSLKLTNNIWVLLELKVQPGNPDATLSLKTRSVEVAPMIFTAYEAIIRSP comes from the exons ATGACGGATTCTAAATACTTCACGACAACCAAAAAAGGTGAAATATTCGAGTTAAAATCAGAACTTCAGAAtgaaaagaaagagaagaaaaaggaagccgtAAAGAAG GTCATCGCAAGCATGACAGTCGGCAAAGATGTGTCGGCGCTCTTTCCAGATGTTGTCAACTGTATGCAAACTGACAATTTGGAGTTGAAGAAATTGGTTTATCTGTATCTGATGAACTACGCTAAATCACAGCCGGACATGGCTATTATGGCTGTGAACACTTTCGTCAAG GATTGTGAAGACTCGAATCCATTGATAAGAGCATTGGCCGTCCGTACAATGGGATGTATCCGCGTTGACAAAATCACCGAATACCTTTGTGAGCCGTTGAGAAAATGCTTGAAGGATGAAGATCCGTACGTGAGGAAAACTGCAGCAGTTTGCGTTGCTAAGTTATATGATATATCGTCTTCAATG GTGGAAGATCAAGGCTTCCTCGATCAACTTAAAGATCTTCTGTCCGATTCCAATCCGATGGTAGTAGCGAACGCCGTTGCAGCTCTAAGCGAAATTAATGAAGCAAGTCAATCAGGACATCCATTGGTTGAAATGAATTCAGTGACAATCAATAAACTATTGACTGCCTTAAACGAATGCACAGAATGGGGCCAAGTATTCATTCTAGATTCATTGGCAAATTATAGTCCGAAAGATGAACGTGAAGCACAATCGATTTGTGAACGTATTACTCCACGCTTGGCTCATGCAAATGCAGCTGTTGTTTTAAGTGCTGTAAAAGTACTTATGAAGTTGTTAGAAATGCTTTCAAGCGACAGTGATTTCTGCGCTACTTTGACTAAGAAACTCGCACCACCGTTGGTCACACTTCTTTCGTCCGAACCAGAAGTTCAATATGTTGCTTTGCGTAACATTAACTTGATCGTTCAGAAGCGTCCTGATATTCTTAAGCACGAAATGAAAGTATTCTTTGTGAAATATAATGACCCTATCTACGTGAAATTGGAAAAACTTGACATCATGATTCGTTTGGCAAACCAAAGCAATATTGCCCAAGTTCTAAGTGAGTTGAAGGAATATGCAACTGAAGTTGATGTGGACTTTGTCCGAAAGGCAGTTCGGGCAATTGGTCGGTGTGCCATCAAAGTCGAACCATCAGCCGAACGATGCGTATCAACGCTTCTTGATTTAATTCAAACCAAAGTCAACTATGTAGTGCAAGAAGCTATCGTTGTCATCAAAGACATTTTCCGAAAATACCCTAACAAATATGAAAGCATTATCAGCACTCTTTGTGAGAATTTGGATACACTTGACGAACCAGAAGCTCGTGCTTCAATGGTATGGATTATTGGAGAATATGCTGAACGTATCGATAACGCGGACGAGCTTCTAGATAGTTTCTTGGAAGGATTCCAAGATGAAAACGCACAAGTCCAGCTTCAGTTACTAACAGCTGTTGTAAAACTATTTTTGAAAAGACCAGCAGATACTCAAGAACTCGTCCAACATGTCCTGTCACTTGCAACCCAAGACTCTGACAATCCAGATTTGCGTGACCGTGGTTTCATATACTGGCGTCTGTTGTCTACGGATCCGGCAGCTGCAAAAGAAGTTGTTTTGGCAGATAAACCTTTGATTTCTGAAGAAACTGATTTGCTCGAACCAACATTATTGAATGAATTGATTTGTCACATAAGTTCACTGGCCAGTGTTTATCATAAGCCGCCGACAGCATTTGTTGAGGGTAGAGCAGCTGGTGTACGAAAGTCTCTTCCAAATCGTGTTGGTACTTCAGAGGAACACAATGCAACTACTACTGCTGCTGAAGCAACTGTTATTCCAAATCAAGAATCTCTTATTGGCGATTTGTTGTCGATGGATATTGGTGCACCTGCCCCTGCTCCCCCAGCGGCACCAACTAGCAATGTTGATTTGTTGGGAGGCGGATTGGATGTTTTG CTTGGCGGACCCGCCGAAGTTCCTGCTAGTGGTGGCGCGACCGGTCTATTGGGTGACATCTTTGGATTAACTGCCCCAGTCTCAACAATGATACAAATCCCGAAAATTACCTGGCTACCGGCCGAAAAGGGCAAAGGTTTGGAAATCCAAGGAACATTTTCTCGCCGCAGTGGTCAAGTTTATATGGATATGACCTTCACTAATAAAGCAATGCAAGCAATGAGCGCTTTCGCAATTCAACTAAATAAAAACAGCTTTGGTATTGTCCCGGCGGCACCGCTTCAAGTAGCGCCATTGCAACCTTCACAAAGTACTGAAGTATCTCTTCAATTGGGAATCACGGGCCCCGTACAACGAATGGAACCGTTAAATAATCTTCAGGTTGCCATCAAGAATAATGTTGATATTTTCTACTTTGCATGTTTGATCCATGCAAACGCCCTATTTACTGAAGACGGACAACTGGATAAAAGAGTATTCTTGACGACCTGGAAAGAAATCCcagctgccaatgaaatgcagTACAGTTTGAATGGAATCGTGGGAACAGCCGATAGTATCGCCGCAAAGATGACGGCGAATAACGTGTTTACGATTGCTAAGCGCAACGTAGAAGGACAAGATATGCTTTATCAATCATTGAAACTAACTAATAACATTTGGGTCCTGCTTGAATTGAAAGTGCAGCCAGGAAATCCTGATGCAACTCTTAGTCTGAAAACGCGATCTGTCGAAGTAGCTCCTATGATTTTCACTGCTTACGAAGCTATAATTCGTTCACCATAA